The DNA segment GTAGGCTTCACCGGTTTCATGAGCGTCGGCGCCGGGCATCCGCTGCAGTTCGACGTCGGTCTCAACACCTTCGCCGGACTCTTCCTGTTCGGCATCGGCATGGTGCTGGCCGGGGCCTGCACGGTGTCGACCTGGGTCAAGGCCGGCGAGGGCAACATCGGCGCGCTGTGGGCGCTGATCTTCACCTTCGTCGGCATGTTCCTCTTCTCGCTGGTGTGGTCGGCAAGCTGGTGGCCGCCGGCGCCGCAGACCATGACCGGGCAGATCAACGCGCCCGCGCTGCAACTGGGCTTCGCCAATGCGCAGACGCTGCAGGACAAGCTCGGCGTGCCGGCCATCGTCTTCGGACTGGTGCAGACGGCCTTCCTCGCCTTGCTCTATCGCGGCATCCTGCGTCGTGAGGCGGCCCAGCACGCCGAGCATGAGAAACACCAGAAGGAACACCAGAAAAAAAAGGCGGCCAAGGTCGCCACTGTCGAAGCCTGACCAAGGGAGAAAAGAATGGGACTGTTCGGAACGAAGAAGAAGGTCGAAGAAGTCGCTTCCGGCGGCGAGGCAGTGCTCGCGGATGGCACGAAAATCGGCATCGCCCGCCGCGTTGATTGCCTGGGTGTCTCCTGCCCGCGCCCGCAGTTGATGACCAAGAAAGCCATCAACGAGGTCGCTGTCGGCGACATCATCGAGGTGCTGGCCGACAACCCGTCCTCGGTCGAAGCGCTGCCGCCCTTGTGCGACGAACTCGATGCCACGCATCTGGAAACCGTCAAGGCCTCCCACTGCTGGCATATCTACATCCGCAAGGACTGAGGCCATGTGGCAACGACTGCTCCTGCGTTTTCTGGTTGCGCTCTCGGCGATTGCCAGCGTCGGCGGATTTCTCTGGATGAGCTTCGCGCCGCCGCCGGGCATGAAGGCGACCAGGGACGGCGTGCCCTATTTCACGCCGCCCGTGGTGCATCCGGTCACGGGCCAGCCGGTGCCGGTGGAAACCCTGGTGCAGCACTACAAGGGGGGCAAATGATGGGCCTGGACCTGCAAACCGTTTTCCACGGACTGCTTTTCTGCCTGGCGTTCGGCATGATGTATCTGGCCTTTTTCAGCGACTCGCTGTGAGTGGAGAATCAATATGCTGAATCGCACCGGCGTGATTTTCTGTTCCGTGAGTCTGGTGCTTGCCGGAGTGGTGTGTGCGGCTGGTTTCTCGCTCGCCGCTCTGCCGCGCGAAACCGTCGTGGCATCGAAAAGGCCGGCGCCGCCGGAAACCCTGCCCGAACTCGATCTGCCCGGCTTCGGCAAGGTGACGGTGATCGACCTGATGGGCTATTACATCGACAATCCACCGGCTCCGGTGACGGCGAGCGGCGCGCCGGCAGCGGCGAAGCGATTCGGCGGTTGCTGAAGATGCGTGCCGCCTTGCTCGTTTTGGCCATGATCGTCGCGCCGGCGTGGGCGGCGGGCGATTTTGCCTACACGCAGAAAGTCGGCGCTGGCGAGACGGTGATCGACAGTCGGCCGCTGGCCGATTGCAAGCGCGCCAGCCTTCCCGGCGCACGCTGCCTGCCGGCCGAGGAATTTCTCGGGCCTCAGCAACGGCTGCCGAGCGAACGCGACATTCTTTGGCTGCTCGGCACCGCGGGACTTCATGGCAGCGAAACCGCGCTGGTCGTCGGCCAGGATGCGACCGCGCGCGATTTCGTCGCCGGTCTGCTCTACCTCGCCGGACAGAAATCGGTGCGCGTCCTCACCGGGCCTTTGCCCCGTCTGGCCGGCGGCGGCCAGGAGCGCGGCATGGTGCGCAGCGCGGTGTGGACGGCGCCGATGCGCGATGACTTGTGGGTGCTGGGCGCCGACATCCTGCGCGACAAGCCGGCACTCCTCGATGCTCGCGAACCC comes from the Sulfuritalea hydrogenivorans sk43H genome and includes:
- a CDS encoding sulfurtransferase TusA family protein, with amino-acid sequence MGLFGTKKKVEEVASGGEAVLADGTKIGIARRVDCLGVSCPRPQLMTKKAINEVAVGDIIEVLADNPSSVEALPPLCDELDATHLETVKASHCWHIYIRKD
- a CDS encoding rhodanese-like domain-containing protein, with the protein product MRAALLVLAMIVAPAWAAGDFAYTQKVGAGETVIDSRPLADCKRASLPGARCLPAEEFLGPQQRLPSERDILWLLGTAGLHGSETALVVGQDATARDFVAGLLYLAGQKSVRVLTGPLPRLAGGGQERGMVRSAVWTAPMRDDLWVLGADILRDKPALLDAREPGPQPTAAGGVVIANDAYQAIARFTRLRAGRGIAVRVHPGSLALAAGGAR
- a CDS encoding YeeE/YedE thiosulfate transporter family protein translates to MTPVVECLVAFLFGSVAGLLMQRSRFCNTAALRDAIMFKTYRNTKAMLVAMMILTVGFTGFMSVGAGHPLQFDVGLNTFAGLFLFGIGMVLAGACTVSTWVKAGEGNIGALWALIFTFVGMFLFSLVWSASWWPPAPQTMTGQINAPALQLGFANAQTLQDKLGVPAIVFGLVQTAFLALLYRGILRREAAQHAEHEKHQKEHQKKKAAKVATVEA